The Oncorhynchus gorbuscha isolate QuinsamMale2020 ecotype Even-year linkage group LG06, OgorEven_v1.0, whole genome shotgun sequence sequence TGAACCTGAATATGGACAGTTGGACATCAAAGtggcaatcagcagtagaaacaataacaaacaGCTATAGATGCAAGGACTCACCACTGATGCTACCAAATGTATAGTTTAACCATGTTGAGTCTATACAGTGTTTTcgatttactttgtttacaaacattggagttaaaCTAACTTATATTATAAGGGgcagcaggaagcctagtggttagagcattgggctccAATGCAACCAAAAGGTtgttagatcgaatccctgagctgacaaggtcaaaatctgttgttctgcccctgaacaaggcagttaacccactgttcataagtcttcattgtaaataagaatgttgttaactgacttgcctagttaaataaataaaaaataaaatatatttagggttctgacagttgaactaagctcaaaTAAAGTGggaatatgtaactttttgggcaacccgGCCAAATTGAaaatagaaatgtgagttatagatctaaCATTTACTTGAAAGCAAGTCAAAGAAGcagtagatatgttctatgtgcgctatttctaaaCTTCCCGTTCTAaaatgttttgtacaccagcttcaaacagctgaaaatacaatatttttagttatggaaaatatatttcacagcggtttagatggtacaatgattctctacactctaTCAGCttattttgtcacaaactgaaattaggcaaacaattcattttagcaaccaggaaaaggCGGAtcaatttctgcatattgcaacTTTAAAttacattcttcaagaatcaaaggGGTACATATCCTTAATTTATTAgtcaaaaatggatgtagcaattgcATGAGACAAATGAGACAAGTTCCCAAAATGCTCCAGTGCTTCACATATTACAAAGAAACCAGAGAAAACAAGATAGCTGACATAAAGACTGCACGGCTCCATGAGCGCAATAATACAattattgtggatagtcagattaatataatagttcGTTTAAAACGTTTACATGCATACTTTGCATGAATAACGATGTCCCTAATAAATCTGTATACAATACATAGGACATCTGAAATCTGGCTACTGATGGATCTTTTTATAAATGCCGAAAATCGCCAACAAAACAAACGTTCTACCACAGtgaccatgttatttttactAAGACTATCTGATTCCGAGTTCGGACAAATAAAGTTTGCATGTGAGAACCATTTTTTAAATGCATACTTTCAGTGAACTCACTCCACTCGCACAGAATGGGAAGTTTGCGCTGAAGGTGCTAGCACATGCGCATATCAAATATTCACGGCTGGCGTCGACTAACGTGTTGAGATGTCCTGATACTTCGAAAGATTAAAATACCAGGTTTGCTGTGCAATCTGCGTATGCTTACTTCGATTATGACTTTACGCCCATTAAAATAAACATAGGTGTTTGCATGACTAACGCCATACTCGGCCATAAATGTAATATCGAATTAATAGTGTGCATGTAAATGTACTCAATTTACACATAGGCCTACCTCCTCACTCCCGGCGTTGTCATCCTTTGGTGTTGTACTGGGATACGGAATCGCACTCGACTTGTCTACACTCCGCCTCGAGGCTCGCTCCAGTACTTCCAGGCCGAGTCTGGCGGAGCGGAGCAGGGATAACTCCATCTGCCAGGCGTGCCTCGCTATAGGAAACAACACCGCGGGTCAACTATCTACTGTACCCAACCCACCGGCAAACAACCTTCTTATGACAAGAAAAATATTGTAGAATAACGTAAACATAACGCTGACGTCACAATCTCCCTTGCTTTGGGCGCGCAGATTTGACAGAGCACGAGCAGCAATGCAACAGGCAGTGAGCGCTCGAGTTGATCTCCAATTTCGAGAATATATTGAACACGAATTCCCACCCAATTATAATAATTTGTGTGGACGAGAAACAATGTATTCACAGAAAACTACTTACCAGAATATGTACGCCTGTTTAAATAACTTTTGCGCGCACTAAACTTGCTATAAAGATTGTCGTCACATTTGCGGTGTAGGGCGCCGCCTTTATAATCTGGATTGACTAGATCCCGCTCCGTCTCTCGCCAAATGAATCATTTTTTCTGTCATAAGTGTCAAAATATTTAATTAATTAAAATATATTATTCAAAAATGGGCATTGCTCATGGCCCGAATCAATATGctgtgaaatggttacttacacTGCCGGATGTAATCATGTCTTGATTAAAAATAGTTTTTCCATTAGTGACTCTTTTAGGTTGTTTTGGTAATGTAACAGAGACATCAAATACCAAAACTACGAAGTACACCTACTTCATTATAACAGAAAATGCAGGTGATTAAAACAACTTCAGTCATGACCTGCAAACTGTATTTGACTCACCGTGGTCACAAACCTGGTCCTGCAAAACTATTTGTACAGGTTGACCGAGACAAACACTGACACCTCATGCATTCTATTATCCTGACAGTTATTTGGTGGATTCAAGGTAACTTGTAGATCAGCGATTCTGTCCAGGCCAATTGCAATGTCTCAAACACACCTTGATTAGCCAAATCAGATGTGTACATGCTGGTTGGAACTAGTCTCCACACCCTGTAACTACAAGGACCAAGGTTGTTGACCAATGTAACAAAGGCATTATTCTATGCAGCAAATCAATCCATTCTATTCCTTTGACATATTTTACCCAACAATGTGTGAGCTAAACTTCAGGCAACATTTACATCTTCGACAGACCACAAGACAAGTCAATCCATTTATACAGTTTATTTGGAAAACATTGACAGGAGCTTATGCCATCAGCACACAAGCTCCTCCCACTGCCTTGATCTTCTCCTCTGCCCGTCGGCTGAAGAACTTTGCCTTGACGATCACAGGCTGCTTGGGCAGCTTGCCTTTGCCCAGCACTTTGAAGTAGCCCTGTGGGGAGTGACAGAACCAACATTAACCAACACAGCTACACACTTTTTTTTGGCCTACCTTCCCACAAAGTCTGTCCTAAATGCCATTGCCATGTAGTTACTCAAGTTTAATCTGCAAAACGAGTGACCCCAAAATGACAGGCAGCAGATCTTGAAGACATACATGGCTCAAATTACCAGTACCACCAGTTTGGCCTATAAACTAATAGGACCCCTCTGGAAAGATGACTCCCGAAAACCATGGCGTGTTTAGCTCTACGACCACCACAAGAGTCACGGGACTCATCTGAAGTTGGTACTGCTGATCTAACTTCGGTCTGTAGCAtccaaacagtttgggctacacagtAACATGACCCCACCATCGAAAGGTGACACTCACAAACGCATACATATCGGTTGTTTTTCTCTAGAACGTCCACAAGCCTCATTTGAAGTTACCCGGTACTAGTTACATTTATGGAAGTACTTTAGTGCAATGTTCCCTCTGTGgaatgatggcagcattcgcacgaaactgaaagcacgaaccactgcttttgtGGCAAGGGTAgcttttgttgtaggcagaatgcATCAGAGTAGGATCCTATTGCATTGATAACTCAGGCCCGTACTCTATACAGACTGGTGctccataaccaatcagagctgcagtaggcctatttagaccattgccatatatggatctgtgccactcactttgaactggactgtgtttacagcatgagcggttgtgagtagatgcgcttgttgagatcaaagcaagagctgcatgtagcaacgtgtgcacatttgttcatatcctttgctagttagtgagttattagcccagttatagataattCTTAGTCAGCActgggggagtgattgcttcctacactCTTTGAAAAGTGAGTCAGGTAAAATAGCTTTTTTCCCCTTCTTAAAGGGGCAgagttgtattttgagacaggcttgaataagaaAAGTAGCTAATAGACGGCaggtagcataatttgtctgattctctgtaataaatggtatgggaataatgatGCATTTTATGTTGTAAAGTAGTTTCTTGCATTAAACACCACAATATAATTTCTCTACATTGAATACCACACATTGGCTGTAGGCTGAGCGATACAGCCACTTCCATTTTGTTTATGGTAGGCCTGCATTATGATCAAAATAGCCACAATACCCtacttgaccactgttaaaaTTAACTTAACAGGTACAGCCTCAGtattcacagtaaacacacagagGAAATTGCTGAATTCTCACAACTTCAGTAGAAGTTGATCAGCGGACATTTGATCAGCGTCAGAAACATCACTGTAGTGTGTCGGGGTAAAATCTGGGTAAAAATACAACATtttaatttaataataataataatatataataatatatgccatttagcagacgcttttatccaaagcgacttacagtcatgtgtgcatacattctacgtatgggtggtcccggggatcgaacccactaccctggcgttacaagcgccatgctctaccaactgagctacagaatttcttagatataggacagacacttcaaaacaaacTTCTTTACAATAACGATTTTTAACTATCTGTTTCGCTCTGCAGGAATacgttattcaatgcatttctatgggctaatagcagtaaagcCAAATTCAACGTCTCATTTAAAAAATTATACTTACAGCAACCcgaaaattcaaaatcaaatagccaAATAATCATTGCTTTACACTAAACTTGCTTTAAAGATTGTTGTCACATTTGCAGCAGTGGCAACAATACAGCAGTGGTGAGCCACCACTGCTAaatgaatataggggaaacactgaacACAGCTCCTTTCACACCAATGTCAGTCGAAGATTCCACGCCATCAAAGCCAACATGGCTACAACAAactagattttaaaaaacaaaatattgACACCCTTGAGCAAATGGCCAGGAAGCCAATATGTTTCTCAACAACAGCAGGGGGCTTTCATCTGTTTAGGGTTCTTATTATGGACTTTTTACAGCAGTTAATTTTGAACAACCAGTTAGTACGCAAGCAAGCTTCCAACGTGCCTACATTTAAAGATAAATATTCTGTCAAATAGAGGGTAAAGGCCAGAGCTCCGGCTCAAGCCTGGGTCTAGAACAGTCTAGGCTAGTTTCAGCCGATGACTTGAGGTTAGGTCAGTAAAACCTGTGCTGGGGCTCATAAAGCCATTTACTGTTGCTGAGTGCTGACTCCAATGGAAAATAATTTGTCCTGATTGTGGAAAAATCAACATCCTTATCAGGGGTGGCTAACCCTCCTGAAGACTACTTGAACATGTCCAGCAAGAAAAACTCATTTTAGTTTTCAGTTCACTTCATATATGGTCAATTGATTTGTTTGTAACAATGTATGATACATGTAACGGTCCATGTGGCCGATTGACCTATGAGAGGACCCGTCGGTGAATAGGAACAGTCTTCACTCTGAGAGAACTCTAGCACACCAAGACAATGGTGTTTGTCAAGATGAGACTCTTGAGTCTCTGGCTATATCACTCACTGTGTGGCATACTGAACACCACCATAGCAGTCAGCCACTAACCAGGCCCATGATTACCTTAAATCAGATATGTTAGAACAGGACTGAAGAAAAGGCCTGGAGAAAAAGCCATTACAACAACTGTTTTCCATTAACTGTATGAATCAGCAACTTCAATCTGGGACCAGACAAACTGTCCCGGTGGGAAGATACTTACAGCGCGTACAGCATCAATGATGGGAGCGGGGCCCTCGGGCTTCTTGGCGTAGTTGAGCCTGGTCTGCTCGCTCACCAGTGTCCACAGCTTGTCGAGGTTGACAGTGGGGCAGTGCACCGTGTTCCTCTTGAGATGGTAGTGTCTCATACCCACCTTACCAAAGTAGCCCGGGTGGCTGTGGAGGCACAGAGGAGACCAGACAAGTGATATATCAAGCATATGGTGTTACACCAATTGTTACTGGTGATAAAGCTGAAAGTAAAAAGTTCAGTCTTAGGGCCTCTACACTACATTGACGGCAAACTAGGTCCAGGAGAGATACTTGTGTAGTTTAATGAGACAGCTCTAGATTCAAATCTAAGAGATCTCTTTTGGTGGTAGTATGGGGGACATCTACACCACATACACCCCCATTTGAGTGTTATAGTATAAAGACAACAGCTCTCCCACACCACATGTCCCTGTAAGAATTACCTTAGTACCAGTAAACAGCATTTTTCACTGTTAGACAAATTGAAAATAAGGCTTAAAATTTCCACACATTTGAGAAAAATTGCATTCGttaaaacctcttgaagctaggtggcactatttttatttttggaaaaataacgttcccaaagtaaacagcctatttctcaggcccagatgctagaatattcatataattgacagcttaggatagaaaacacttgaaagtttccaaaactgaaaaaatattgtatgtgagtataacaaaactgatatcgcaggcgaaagcctgagaaaaatccaatcaggaattgactcttattttgaaacctctgtgttcctatgcatccctattgaccattgaaagggaaatcaaccagattcctttttctgtggcttccctaaggtgtctacagcctttagacgtagtttcaggcctttattttgaagaatgagcgtaaagtccacattgcgtaagtggtcagttGTTGGCTCTCAAGCCAACTGTCCCAGTTGATATactatcgaatagatatttgaaaaacactgGACATAACGTCTCATGAAAAAAATTATACTTACAGCGACCcgaaaattcaaaatcaaatagccaAATAATcattggtatgaccatcttaaaacaattccacatgTTAGCCAGAaatgaataaatatatatatttgtaaaaaaatatatacattattTGCAGCGCTGGCAACAATATAGCAGCGGTGAGCCACCACTGCTAaatgaatataggggaaacactgaacACAGCTCCTTTCACACCAATGTCAGTCAAAGATTCCGTGCCATCAAAGCCAGCATCAAACttacggaggtatttggatataaaaaatatctttatggaacaaaaggaacattagctgtctaactgggagtctcgtgagtgaaaacatccgaaggtcaaaggtaaacgattaattgaattgcttttctgattttcgtgaccaagttacctgccgctaggtgtacataatgtttttctAGTacatcgataaacttacacaaacgcttgagacgacagggtgattaacaaaaggctaagctgtgtttcgagGTTAATCTTGGAaccacccatcccggatccgggataattgtcatcaactacgctaaatagcatagcgcaacggttagataatcttactagaaaatattcatattcatgaaatcacaagtgaaatatagcaaaacacagcttatatatatatatatattataacacacacactttgGTATTTAC is a genomic window containing:
- the LOC124037545 gene encoding 60S ribosomal protein L27a yields the protein MPTKKTKTRKLRGHVSHGHGRIGKHRKHPGGRGNAGGMHHHRINFDKYHPGYFGKVGMRHYHLKRNTVHCPTVNLDKLWTLVSEQTRLNYAKKPEGPAPIIDAVRAGYFKVLGKGKLPKQPVIVKAKFFSRRAEEKIKAVGGACVLMA